The DNA window CAGCAGCACCTGACCCTGGGGGTTGGTCAGCAGGGTGGCGGCACACTGGTGCAGCGACATACCCCCACCATAGAACGCCCGGCCCCGCTACAGTGGCGGCCATGACCCAAGGGCCCTGCGGCGTCTTTGTGTACGGCACCCTGATGCCCGGCGAGCGCAACGCCCACGTGGCGGCGCTGGGTGGCTCTTTCCGCGCCCAGCGCGCGGTGCTGCGTGGCTTTGCCCTTTACCACCTGAGCCCCGAAGCTTACCCCGCCCTGGTGCCGGGCCCCCCAGAGGCCCAGGTGCGCGGCCAGCTGCTGAGCTACACCCCCGAAGCGTGGCGTGAGGCCCTGCCCTTTCTGGACGACCTGGAAGGCCTGCACGACGCCCCACCCCTGTACACCCGTCAGCTCGTGACCCTGCACCTGGAAGGTGGGGGAGAGGCGCCCGCCTGGGTATACGTGTACGCCCGCACGGGGCGGCTGGGGCAGCCCGGCGCCGTGGCGGTCCCGGGCGGCGACTGGCGCGCCGTGCCGCACCGCGACCGCCCGGCCCCCGGCGAGCGGTAAAGCATCAGCGCCGCAGGCATCAAAAAACTGCCACCCCAAAGCAGGGTGGCGGTGACCATTCAGTCGGGGTTTAGCGAACGATGCGCTGGCCGCGACGAATCTTGAGCTGATCGGTCAGGGCGATGTACTCGTCGTAGTTGGTGCGCTCCAGGTACTTCAGGAGGCGGCGGCGCTGGCCGTTGAGCAGCTGCAGGCCGCGCTGACCATGCTTGTCCTTCTTGTTGGCGGTCAGGTGGGCCGACAGGTTGTTGATGCGCTCGGTCAGCAGGGCAATCTGCACGGTGGTGCTGCCGGTGTCGGTGCCGTGCTTGGCGTGGGTCTGGATGGTCTGCTTCTTGTCGATCATGGGTGATGCCTCTCTTGTTATGAACGTCCCGCACGCGCCAGCCCGGCAAAAACGGGGGAGAACCCCCGGGGCCTGACCGTTCGCGGCGGCAAACGCGAGGATAGCACGCCCGGGCACAGAAGCAAGCGGCCTCACCTTGACACGGGCCCCCCTCGCCCCTAGTATGGCTTCGCCTCTCTGAGATGCTCGGGTGGCGGAATTGGTAGACGCGCACGTTTGAGGGGCGTGTAGCTTAGCTGTGTGGGTTCAAGTCCCATCCCGAGCACCACAAGCGCCGGCACTCTGATCAGGGTGCCGGCGCCGTTTTGTGCCCTTGTGCCGGTGGGCGGCGCTCTGGCCTCTGTTCCCAGCGCACCTGTGCTATGCTTCCGCCTGCATTGCTGGCGCAGCGCAGCGTGAACGCCTGAACCTGGTCAGGGCCGGAAGGCAGCAGCCATAAGGGATGATTCGCGGGTGCCGCTGCTCACCGGCAATGCTTTTTTAGTGCCATCAACGCGCGCGGCCCGTCCTAAAGAGGGGCCGCGCGCTGTTGTGAGGCTGGCGAGCTTCTTACCGGGTCAGGCGGTCCAGGTCGCTCTGGGCCTGGCGTAGGCGTGCCTGCCGGGCTTCGCGCTCGGTGTACACGTGGGCGTGGGGGGTAAAGTGCTCGGTCAGCGGGGCAGGGTCGCCCACCTCGTGCCCCAGGGTGGGGCGCAGAACCGGGTGCAGCAGCGACAGCAGGGAGACGGGGTCCTGGCTCATGGGCCCAGGGTCGCGCTCGCCTGTCACCGTGGGGTCTGCGCCGGGTCAGGGGCCCGTCAGCCGCCACGGTCAGCGGGTCTTGGGCTGCAGCACCAGCGCCTGGGTTTCTTTCACCACCGCCAGTTCGCGCAGTTGCTCGGGGTCCAGGTCGCCGGCCCCAGCCAGCGCCTCGGCCTTTTTGCGGTCAATGGTGGCCACCTCCAGCGCGGCGGCGTCGCCGAAGGTTTCCCGGAAGCGGTCCACGGGGTATTCCACCCGCCGCGAGACCTTCAGGGCGGCGCGGTACAGCTCGGTTTCGGCCTGCTGCCCGGTCTGCAGCGCAGCCTTGATGCGCGCGCCCAGTTCGTCGCGCTCGGCTTCCAGGCCCAGCAGGGTGTCGCGCAGCGTGGCGTAGCGCTCCAGCAGCTCGGCCAGCGAGAGGTCGTCGGGTTCGCTCATGGGCCCCAGGATAGACCCGGTGCAGCCCGGCCGGCGGCGCGGACATTACCATGCCGCGCATGGATGACACCGCCGAACACACCGCCTCTGACCTGGAGCGTCGGCTGCTCGACGCCATCCGGCGCGGGGCCAGCATGGCGGACATCGCCAACCTGAAAGAGTCGGACGTGGCCACCCCCGAGGCGGCCATTCGGGCCCTCAAGGACGGCAACGCGCGCTTCTTCAGCGGGCACGCCACCCGCCCCGAGGTCAGCGCCAACGAGCGCCGCGCCCAGATCATGGGGCAGACCCCCTACGCGGCGGTGCTGGCCTGCAGCGACAGCCGCGTGCCGGTGGAACTGGTGTTTGACCAGGGGCTGGGGCAGCTGTTCGTGGTGCGCGTGGCGGGCAACGTGGTGGGGGAATCCGGCCTGGGGACGCTGGAATACGCCATTCGCCACCTGGACGTTCACCTGATCGTGGTGCTGGGTCACGAGGCCTGCGGCGCGGTGGCCGCCGCCCTGCTGCCCGAATCCCAGATTGCCGAGGAACCGCCCCATCTGCAGGCCCTGATCCGGCGCATTCAGCCCAGCCTGCGCGCCATGTCGCCCATCCGTGACAAGAAGGCCCGCATGCGCGAGGCGGTGCTGCACAACGTCCGCCATCAGGTGCACCGCCTGCGCGGCGAAGCCCTGATCCGCGCCGCCGAGGCCAGCGGCCAGATCCGCGTGATCGGCGCCTACTACGAGATTGGCAGCGGCGCCGTGGATTTCCTGACCGAAGAAGAGGACTTAAGGCCATAGGGCGGCCTATAGCAAATGGTCAATGGCAGATGGCCGATGGCAGGGGCAACCCTGAGCCATCGGCCATCTGCTATCAGCCTTGCGCTCTCCGCCTAAATCACAAACTCGCCGTTCCGCATCACCGGCTCGCGGCCACCGTCTTTGGTCAGGCCGTCCACGTTCATCTGGTCGCTGCCGATCATCCAGTCCACATGGGTCAGGGAGTCGTTGCCGCCCTTGGCCAGGAATTCGTCCAGAGTCATGTCCACCCCGCCGCGCACGTTAAAGCGGTAGGCGCTGCCAATGGCGATGTGGCTGGCGGCGTTCTCGTCGTACAGGGTGTTGTAGAAAAACAGCCCCGAACGGCTGATAGGGCTGGAGTGCGGCACCAGCGCCACTTCGCCCAGGCGGTGGCTGCCTTCGTCGGTCTCGATCATCTTCAGCAGCGCGGCCTCGCCCTGCTGGGCGCTGGCCCCGGTGATCCGGCCGCCCTCGAACTGAATGCGGATGCCGTCAATCAAGGTGCCGTTGTACGACAGCGGCTTAGTGCTGACCACGGTGCCGTCCACCCGCTCGCGGTGTGGGGCGGTCCAGACTTCCTCGGTGGGAATGTTGGCGGTGAAGGTGACGCCGCCCGGGGTATCGGCCGCGCCGCCGCCCCAGACGTGGTCGTCGGCCAGCCCCACCGTCAGGTCGGTGTCGCCACCCTGAAAGTGCAGCGCGTGGTACCCCTTCTCGGTCAGCAGGTCGCGGCGGCGCTTCAGGTCGGCCAGATGCGCCTGCCACAGCGCCACCGGGTCGGGCTGGTCGGCGCGGGTGGCGGCGAAAATCGCGTCCCACTGCTTCTCTACGGCCTCTTCTGCGCTGGCGTCTGGGAACATCAACCCCGCCCAGCCCGAAACCGGCGCGCTGATCAGGTTCCAGTTCAGGCGGTTGGTCATCACCTGCGCGGTGTAGGGGCGGCGGTAAGCGGCCAGGGTGCGCTGGTGGGTGGCCACGCGCTCGGCGTCCACGCCGCCCAGCAGGTTGGGGTTGGTGGCGCGGATGGCGATCACGGCTCCGCCCGCGTCGGCGGTTTCGATCTCGGCGTCCACCCGCCACTTGCTGATCTGCTCAAAGGAACCATCCGGGGCCAGTTCAAAGCGGGCCAGCTGCACGTCGTCGTCGTCCCAGCGCACGTCCACGAAGCTCGCACCCGCCGCGTAGGCCTCGCGCACCACCAGTCGGGCCAGCGCCGCCGTTTCCACCGGGGCCTGTACCAGCACCCGCTGGCCCTCACGCACGCCCAGACCCACCCGCACCGCCAGCCGCGCGTAGTTGCGCAGTTTCTCGTCAAAAGAAAGTGTCATGTCAGGGTGCAGGATAGCGGGGCCCAGGGCCAGGGCGGCTGCCGGGGCCGGACACAGCCCTTGACGGCTGCCCCCCCGTTGCCTATAGTTCTGTGGCTGGCCGTCGAGGCGTAGCGCAGCCTGGTAGCGCACTACCTTGGGGTGGTAGGGGTCGTGAGTTCAAATCTCGCCGCCTCGACCAGCAGAGAAGCTCCTCTTAGAGGGGCTTTTTTCTTTTTTCTGTAGGGGGCTCGGCGGCTGTTTGATAGCCCAGAGAGAACGCATACGGAACGGCCGGTCAAGTGCCGCAGAGGGCCACCCCTGGAGGTCACTCTCCTTACGCGGGCTAGGTCATCTGGCGGCGGCGCGCGGTGGGGGCGCTGGCCTACACTCGGGCGCATGACGGAACAGGGCTCGGTGGTGCGGGCGGCGGCGGCGGCGTATCCGGTGGATTTTCTGGAGGGCTGGGCGGCCTACGAGGCCAAGCTCTCGCGCTGGGTGGGGGAGGCGGCGGCCCAGGGCGCGCAGCTGCTCGTTTTTCCCGAATACAGCCCGCTGGAACTGATCAGCCTGCTGCCCCGCGACCTTCACCACGATGTGTTGGGCATGCGCCCGGCGCTGCAGGCCTTCCTGCCCGAGTTCCTGGCCCTACACGCCCGGCTGGCCCGCCAGCACGGCGTGGGGATCGTGGCGGGCAGCTATCCGGTGGCCCAGGGCGAGGGCTTTGTGAACCGCGCCTACGTGTTTGGCCCGGGCGGCACCCAGGCCCACCAGGACAAGCTGCTGATGACCCGTTTTGAGGCCGAGGAATGGGCGATTGCGCCCGGCGAAGGCGTGCGTGTGTTTGACCTGCCGCTGCCCGGCTGGACGCTGCGCTTTGGCATTGCCATCTGCTACGACAGCGAGTTCCCCACCCTGGCCCGCCAACTGGCTGAAGCCGGCGCGGAACTGCTGGTGGTGCCGTCGTTCACCGGCAGCCGCGCCGGGTACACGCGCGTGCGGGTGGGCAGCATGGCCCGTGCGCTGGAAAACCAGTGCTACGCCCTGCACGCGCCCCTGATTGCCAACGCCCCCTGGACCTACGCGGTGGAAGACGCCCACGGGGCCGCCGGCATTTACGCCCCCGCCGATAACGGCCTGCCCGCCGACGGCGTGGTGGCGCAGCGCGGCTGGAACGAGGCGGGCTGGCTGGTGGCCGACCTGGATCTGGCCCTGACCCGCCATGTGCGCGCCGACGGCCACGTATTGAACTGGCGCGACCGACAAATAGGCCAGAGCCGCCCCGGCCCCGCCGAGGTGGTGCCCCTGGCGGCCGAGGTGCCCGCGTGACCGCCCCCAGCATTCGCCGCCTGACCCTGGCCGATGCCCCCGCCTACCGTGAGGCCCGTCTCGCTGCCCTGCGCGCTGACCCCGACGCCTTTGTGACCACCGCCGAGCACTTCGCCGCGTGGCCGGCTGAACGGCTGGCCGAGCGCCTGGCCCCGGACGCCCCCGGCGTAACCCTGGGCGCCTTCCTGAAGGGTGACCTCGTGGGGCTGCTCACCCTGATGCGCGAGCAGCCCCCGACCCAGGCGCACCGCGTGAACATTTTCAGTGTGTCGGTGGCCCCGGCGGCGCGCGGGCAGGGCGTGGGCGAGGCGCTGGTGCGCGCAGCCATCGCCGAAGTGCAGACGTGGCCCGGCGTGACCGCCCTGAACCTCGCCGTCATGGACACCCAGCACGCCGCCCGGCGCCTGTACGAACGCTGCGGCTTTCGCGTGTGGGGCACCCAGCCGGACGCGGTGCGCCGGGACGGGCGGGTGCACGCAGAGCACTGGATGTGGCTGCCCCTTTAGCTTTCAGGGTGTGGGCCGAACTGGAAACTGGCTGACCTGTGCCTCCCACTGCGCTATCAGCTTGCGCAGATCCTCCTCGGTGAGGGGAAAGTCGAGCCAGCATTCCAAGATCTCACCGGTTTCTGACCAGGCTGGTGAATGGTTTAGTTCATGGGCAAAGGGCGGCAGATACTCTGAACTCAGCGTGACGCGTAGGTGCAGCTGATCGTCCCGCTCAGGGTGTCTGAACCAGGGCGAGCGGGCCGCGATCATCAAGCAGGGTTCGGTGAAGGACTCCTCGCTGCTCAGCACGGCCCCCTGCCAGCCAATAAAGGTCGGGGCGTGTTCTGCCACCTCTGTCAGCCAGGTCCCCAGCCGCTGCGCCTCCTGCGCGGTCAAGCAGGGGTCTACCACCTCCCAGAGCCGGCCATCTGGCAAAGACAGCTTTAGCCGCACATTCAGCCAGTTGGCATCCCATTCGTCTGTGGCCTCCGGGAACTGGTAGTCCAGGATTTCGAGAGACAGGTGAAGTCCACCACCGTTCTGCAGCTGCATGTCTCTTGATTTTACCCGTCCCTGCCGCACGGACAAACTCGCCCCCACGCCCGTACACTGCCCCCATGCCTGTCACCCTGTCCGACCGCCTGAGCGCCGAACTCTCCGGCCTGCGTGAAAGTGGCCTGCTGATCAGCCCGCGCGTGCTTGACGCCCCGCAGCACGCCCGCACCACCGTGGACGGGCGCGAGGTCGTGAACCTTGCCAGCAACAATTACCTGGGCTTTGCCGACCACCCGGCCCTGAAGGCTCGCGCCGCCGAGTACCTGGAGAAATGGGGCGTGGGCGCCGGGGCCGTGCGCACCATTGCGGGCACCCTGCGCATTCACGAAGAACTCGAAGAGCAGATTGCCGGCTTCAAGCACACCGGCAGCGCGCTGGTGCTGCACAGCGGCTTTTCCACCAACCAGGGCGTGCTGGGCGGCCTGCTCAAAGAGGGTGACCTCGTGGTCAGCGACGAGCTGAACCACGCCAGCATCATTGACGGCCTGCGCCTGACCAAGGCCACCCGCAAGGTCTTCAAGCACGCCGACCCCGAAGACCTGGACCGCGTGCTGCGCGAGAACCCCACCGAAGGCCTGATCATGGTGGTCACCGATGGGGTGTTCAGCATGGACGGCGACGTGGCGCCGCTGGACAAACTCGTTGAGGTGGCCCGCAAGTACGGCGCCGTGACCTATGTGGACGACGCCCACGGCAGCGGCGTGATGGGCGCGCAGGGCCGGGGCACGGTGCACCACTTCGGCTTTGAATACGCCGACGACGTGATTCAGGTGGGCACCCTGTCCAAAGCCTGGGGCGGCGTGGGCGGTTACGCGGCCGGGCACGCCAACCTGCGCCAGCTGCTGATCAACCGCGCCCGGCCCTACCTGTTCTCCACCGCCCAGGCCCCCGCCACCGTGGGGGCCCTGGCCGCCGCCCTGGACGAGGTGCAGCGCGACCCCACCCTGATGGAGCGGCTGTGGGACAACACCCGTTTCTTCAAGGCGGAATTGCAGCGCCTGGG is part of the Deinococcus aquaedulcis genome and encodes:
- a CDS encoding WapI family immunity protein, which gives rise to MQLQNGGGLHLSLEILDYQFPEATDEWDANWLNVRLKLSLPDGRLWEVVDPCLTAQEAQRLGTWLTEVAEHAPTFIGWQGAVLSSEESFTEPCLMIAARSPWFRHPERDDQLHLRVTLSSEYLPPFAHELNHSPAWSETGEILECWLDFPLTEEDLRKLIAQWEAQVSQFPVRPTP
- a CDS encoding aminopeptidase; protein product: MTLSFDEKLRNYARLAVRVGLGVREGQRVLVQAPVETAALARLVVREAYAAGASFVDVRWDDDDVQLARFELAPDGSFEQISKWRVDAEIETADAGGAVIAIRATNPNLLGGVDAERVATHQRTLAAYRRPYTAQVMTNRLNWNLISAPVSGWAGLMFPDASAEEAVEKQWDAIFAATRADQPDPVALWQAHLADLKRRRDLLTEKGYHALHFQGGDTDLTVGLADDHVWGGGAADTPGGVTFTANIPTEEVWTAPHRERVDGTVVSTKPLSYNGTLIDGIRIQFEGGRITGASAQQGEAALLKMIETDEGSHRLGEVALVPHSSPISRSGLFFYNTLYDENAASHIAIGSAYRFNVRGGVDMTLDEFLAKGGNDSLTHVDWMIGSDQMNVDGLTKDGGREPVMRNGEFVI
- a CDS encoding carbon-nitrogen hydrolase family protein, which encodes MTEQGSVVRAAAAAYPVDFLEGWAAYEAKLSRWVGEAAAQGAQLLVFPEYSPLELISLLPRDLHHDVLGMRPALQAFLPEFLALHARLARQHGVGIVAGSYPVAQGEGFVNRAYVFGPGGTQAHQDKLLMTRFEAEEWAIAPGEGVRVFDLPLPGWTLRFGIAICYDSEFPTLARQLAEAGAELLVVPSFTGSRAGYTRVRVGSMARALENQCYALHAPLIANAPWTYAVEDAHGAAGIYAPADNGLPADGVVAQRGWNEAGWLVADLDLALTRHVRADGHVLNWRDRQIGQSRPGPAEVVPLAAEVPA
- a CDS encoding gamma-glutamylcyclotransferase family protein: MTQGPCGVFVYGTLMPGERNAHVAALGGSFRAQRAVLRGFALYHLSPEAYPALVPGPPEAQVRGQLLSYTPEAWREALPFLDDLEGLHDAPPLYTRQLVTLHLEGGGEAPAWVYVYARTGRLGQPGAVAVPGGDWRAVPHRDRPAPGER
- a CDS encoding GNAT family N-acetyltransferase; amino-acid sequence: MTAPSIRRLTLADAPAYREARLAALRADPDAFVTTAEHFAAWPAERLAERLAPDAPGVTLGAFLKGDLVGLLTLMREQPPTQAHRVNIFSVSVAPAARGQGVGEALVRAAIAEVQTWPGVTALNLAVMDTQHAARRLYERCGFRVWGTQPDAVRRDGRVHAEHWMWLPL
- a CDS encoding carbonic anhydrase, which encodes MDDTAEHTASDLERRLLDAIRRGASMADIANLKESDVATPEAAIRALKDGNARFFSGHATRPEVSANERRAQIMGQTPYAAVLACSDSRVPVELVFDQGLGQLFVVRVAGNVVGESGLGTLEYAIRHLDVHLIVVLGHEACGAVAAALLPESQIAEEPPHLQALIRRIQPSLRAMSPIRDKKARMREAVLHNVRHQVHRLRGEALIRAAEASGQIRVIGAYYEIGSGAVDFLTEEEDLRP
- the rpsO gene encoding 30S ribosomal protein S15 gives rise to the protein MIDKKQTIQTHAKHGTDTGSTTVQIALLTERINNLSAHLTANKKDKHGQRGLQLLNGQRRRLLKYLERTNYDEYIALTDQLKIRRGQRIVR
- a CDS encoding BioF/Kbl family PLP-dependent acyltransferase translates to MPVTLSDRLSAELSGLRESGLLISPRVLDAPQHARTTVDGREVVNLASNNYLGFADHPALKARAAEYLEKWGVGAGAVRTIAGTLRIHEELEEQIAGFKHTGSALVLHSGFSTNQGVLGGLLKEGDLVVSDELNHASIIDGLRLTKATRKVFKHADPEDLDRVLRENPTEGLIMVVTDGVFSMDGDVAPLDKLVEVARKYGAVTYVDDAHGSGVMGAQGRGTVHHFGFEYADDVIQVGTLSKAWGGVGGYAAGHANLRQLLINRARPYLFSTAQAPATVGALAAALDEVQRDPTLMERLWDNTRFFKAELQRLGFDTFGSVTPITPVIFGEAPAAFEASRRLFDEGIFAVGLGFPTVPRTLARIRNIVTAEHTRDDLEQALAAYEKVGRALGTIGG